A region from the Dinoroseobacter shibae DFL 12 = DSM 16493 genome encodes:
- a CDS encoding retropepsin-like aspartic protease family protein, with amino-acid sequence MSEISVPNLIYLILLLLFIGGGTLMAFRGQLGALVRTATSWALLFALVVIGYGVFSDQRSPLPRQSVFAETGRVEIPRAMDGHYHVVLDVNGAPIEFIVDTGASDMVLSLQDAARAGINPENLMFSGLAMTANGRVETAPVRLKEVRLGGISDENVRAVVNGGEMHRSLLGMSYLNSFDRIEINEGRLILERGV; translated from the coding sequence ATGAGCGAGATATCCGTCCCCAACCTGATCTACCTGATTTTGCTGCTTCTGTTCATCGGCGGCGGCACCCTGATGGCATTTCGTGGCCAGCTGGGCGCTTTGGTGCGCACGGCGACGTCCTGGGCGCTGCTGTTTGCGCTGGTGGTGATCGGTTACGGCGTGTTCAGCGACCAGCGCTCGCCCCTGCCCCGGCAGTCGGTCTTTGCCGAAACCGGCCGGGTGGAAATCCCCCGCGCCATGGACGGGCATTACCACGTGGTCCTGGACGTGAACGGCGCGCCTATCGAATTCATCGTGGATACCGGCGCGAGCGACATGGTGCTGAGCCTGCAGGACGCCGCACGGGCCGGGATCAACCCGGAAAACCTGATGTTTTCGGGGCTGGCCATGACCGCGAACGGGCGGGTGGAAACCGCGCCGGTGCGCTTGAAGGAAGTGCGCCTGGGTGGGATTTCGGACGAGAACGTGCGCGCGGTGGTCAATGGCGGAGAGATGCACCGGTCCCTTCTGGGGATGAGCTATCTCAACAGCTTCGACCGGATCGAGATCAACGAAGGCCGCCTGATCCTCGAACGGGGCGTCTGA
- a CDS encoding MarC family protein — translation MTSPEAITAFVALFVVIDPIGLAPLFVALTQGMDARARRAIALRSCGVALGLLTLFGVAGEAVLGFLGISMPAFRIAGGILLFLTALDMLFERRTKRREDQAATADEGHPEDPSVFPLATPLIAGPGAIATMILLTGEAQGNWLHVASVHGVMLVVLICVLALFLLAGMLERLLGQVGINVITRLLGMLLAALSVQFVLDGMIDLGVL, via the coding sequence ATGACCAGCCCCGAAGCCATCACCGCCTTTGTCGCACTGTTCGTCGTGATCGACCCGATCGGGCTCGCGCCGCTTTTCGTGGCGCTGACCCAGGGCATGGATGCACGGGCGCGGCGGGCGATTGCCCTGCGCTCCTGCGGCGTGGCACTCGGGCTTCTGACGCTGTTCGGGGTGGCGGGCGAAGCGGTGCTGGGGTTTCTCGGCATCTCGATGCCCGCCTTTCGGATCGCGGGCGGGATCCTGTTGTTCCTGACCGCCCTCGACATGCTGTTCGAGCGGCGCACGAAACGGCGCGAGGACCAGGCCGCCACTGCCGATGAGGGCCACCCGGAGGACCCTTCGGTCTTCCCGCTGGCCACGCCGCTGATCGCCGGGCCCGGGGCCATTGCGACGATGATCCTGCTGACCGGCGAGGCCCAGGGCAACTGGCTGCATGTGGCCTCTGTCCACGGGGTGATGCTGGTGGTGCTGATCTGCGTTCTGGCCCTGTTTTTGCTAGCCGGGATGTTGGAGCGGCTCTTGGGCCAGGTGGGCATCAACGTCATCACGCGCCTGTTGGGCATGCTCCTTGCGGCGCTGTCGGTGCAATTCGTGCTCGACGGGATGATCGATCTGGGGGTTTTGTGA
- a CDS encoding helix-turn-helix transcriptional regulator, producing MSRPERLKALIQSLGTGPARTAAELAARFGVTERTIYRDMDRLRAEGVPLAGTPGQGYRLTAAFALPPLALSARELEALHLGLSIVGEAGDAGLAAAAASLSARIDGALSEDAGTAGARWGFTPTPTGTAAEYLRFLPTLRAALRARQKIALRLRDGSEHQMRLLALEYHGRLWICGGWCEGCGAFHRVRLDEIRDHRLLSALFVDEPGRDLAAYHAAV from the coding sequence ATGTCCCGTCCAGAACGTCTCAAGGCGCTGATCCAGTCCCTGGGCACCGGCCCCGCGCGCACGGCGGCGGAGTTGGCGGCGCGGTTCGGCGTGACCGAGCGGACGATCTACCGCGACATGGACCGGCTGCGGGCCGAGGGGGTGCCGCTGGCGGGCACGCCGGGCCAGGGCTACCGGCTGACGGCGGCGTTCGCCCTGCCGCCGCTGGCCCTGTCGGCGCGGGAGTTGGAAGCGCTGCACCTGGGGTTGTCGATTGTCGGCGAAGCGGGGGATGCGGGGCTGGCGGCGGCGGCGGCCTCCCTGTCGGCGCGGATCGACGGGGCGCTGTCGGAGGATGCGGGCACCGCCGGGGCGCGCTGGGGCTTCACGCCGACGCCCACGGGGACGGCGGCGGAATACCTGCGCTTCCTGCCGACCCTGCGGGCGGCGTTGCGGGCCCGCCAGAAGATCGCCCTGCGCCTGCGCGACGGGTCCGAGCACCAGATGCGGCTGCTGGCGCTGGAGTATCACGGGCGGCTGTGGATCTGCGGCGGCTGGTGCGAGGGGTGCGGGGCGTTCCACCGGGTGCGGCTGGACGAGATCAGAGATCACCGGCTCCTGTCGGCGCTGTTCGTGGACGAGCCCGGGCGGGATCTGGCGGCTTACCACGCGGCGGTCTGA
- the tatB gene encoding Sec-independent protein translocase protein TatB, giving the protein MFDLGWTELLVVGIVALIVVGPKDLPKLFRTLGRFTGKMRGMAREFSRAMDDAANESGVKDMAKDFKDAANPKKMGIDRLEDAAKSFEKWQPGTETDRLSKDRAEAAKKIHEVSAKKAQARLDAEKAAKAAEAAPKTDRPDETPTPPAAPQADKA; this is encoded by the coding sequence ATGTTTGATCTCGGCTGGACCGAACTTCTGGTGGTCGGCATTGTCGCGCTGATCGTCGTGGGGCCCAAGGATTTGCCCAAGCTGTTCCGCACCCTCGGGCGGTTCACGGGCAAGATGCGCGGCATGGCCCGCGAGTTCAGCCGCGCCATGGACGACGCGGCCAACGAGTCGGGCGTCAAGGACATGGCCAAGGATTTCAAGGACGCGGCCAACCCCAAGAAGATGGGCATCGACCGGCTGGAAGACGCCGCCAAATCCTTCGAGAAATGGCAACCCGGGACCGAAACCGACCGTCTGTCCAAGGACCGCGCCGAGGCCGCCAAAAAGATCCACGAGGTCAGCGCGAAAAAGGCGCAGGCCCGCCTGGATGCCGAGAAGGCCGCCAAGGCCGCCGAGGCCGCGCCCAAGACGGACCGCCCCGACGAGACGCCCACACCCCCGGCCGCGCCGCAAGCTGACAAGGCCTGA
- the tatC gene encoding twin-arginine translocase subunit TatC, translating to MSKPDEIEDSSAPLIEHLAELRTRLIRSVLAFIVGIVLAFTVAEPILQFLLVPIEETLRELGDPSPTLQYTSPQEYLFTLFRISMVFGFALSFPVIAHQLWRFVAPGLYRTEKAAFLPFIIASPFMFLLGASFAHFVVTPLAMAFFLGFADVSSIFANLLSGAAPDVPDGVILVPPETGPPVISPDVDGLSNMPIIVPETEEGVRITFFGKVNESLDITLKFIMAFGLCFQLPVLLTLMGKAGLVSAEGLGTVRKYAMVGILLLAALVTPPDVVTQLILFVVVYGLYEVSIFLVRRVEKKREKELRAQGLWDEDDDAPDLEDDPLYDEFRDDDDPAAKPGPGGNKI from the coding sequence ATGTCCAAACCCGACGAAATAGAAGACAGCAGCGCCCCGCTGATCGAGCATCTGGCAGAGCTGCGCACCCGGCTGATCCGCTCGGTGCTGGCCTTCATCGTGGGCATCGTGCTGGCCTTCACCGTGGCCGAGCCGATCCTGCAATTCCTGCTGGTGCCGATCGAGGAAACCCTGCGCGAGCTGGGCGACCCGTCGCCGACGCTGCAATACACCTCGCCCCAGGAATACCTCTTCACGCTGTTCCGCATCTCCATGGTGTTCGGCTTCGCGCTGTCCTTCCCGGTGATCGCGCACCAGCTCTGGCGCTTCGTGGCGCCGGGCCTCTACCGCACGGAAAAGGCGGCGTTTCTGCCCTTCATCATCGCCTCGCCCTTCATGTTCCTGCTGGGCGCGAGCTTCGCGCATTTCGTGGTGACACCGCTCGCCATGGCGTTCTTTCTGGGCTTCGCCGATGTCAGCTCGATCTTCGCCAACCTGCTGTCGGGGGCCGCGCCCGATGTGCCCGACGGGGTGATCCTCGTGCCGCCCGAGACCGGCCCGCCGGTCATCTCTCCGGATGTCGATGGCCTGAGCAACATGCCGATCATCGTGCCGGAAACCGAGGAGGGCGTGCGCATCACCTTCTTCGGCAAGGTGAACGAAAGCCTCGACATCACCCTGAAATTCATCATGGCTTTCGGGCTGTGTTTCCAGCTGCCTGTTCTGCTGACGCTGATGGGCAAGGCGGGGCTGGTCTCGGCCGAGGGGCTGGGGACCGTGCGCAAATACGCCATGGTGGGCATCCTGCTGCTGGCGGCACTGGTGACCCCGCCCGACGTGGTCACGCAGCTGATCCTCTTCGTGGTGGTCTACGGGCTCTACGAGGTGTCGATCTTCCTCGTGCGCCGCGTCGAGAAGAAGCGCGAGAAGGAGCTGCGCGCGCAAGGTTTGTGGGATGAAGACGACGACGCCCCCGACCTTGAGGACGACCCGCTTTACGACGAGTTCCGCGACGACGACGATCCGGCGGCCAAGCCGGGCCCGGGAGGCAACAAGATTTGA
- a CDS encoding ABC-F family ATP-binding cassette domain-containing protein, giving the protein MLRIDDISYSVEGRPLLEHASAVIPSGHKVGLVGRNGTGKTTLFRLIRGELTLDTGEITLPRGARIGGVSQEVPGNEVSLLNTVLAADTERAGLMAEAETATDPGRIAEIQTRLADIDAWSAEARASSILRGLGFTEPETHQPCSAFSGGWRMRVALAAVLFSQPDLLLLDEPTNYLDLEGALWLEAYLARYPHTVLIVSHDRGLLNRAVGGILHLEDRKLTFYTGPYDQFARQRAEKRALQAAAARKQDAKRAHLESFVNRFKAKASKAKQAQSRVKMLEKMETIRVPEDAARTVFTFPTPEELSPPIVATEGASVGYDGTAVLRGLSLRIDQDDRIALLGRNGEGKSTLSKLLAGRLEAMDGTLTASNKLRIGFFAQHQVDELRVEETPLQHLLRVRPDEGQARLRARLAGFGLMAAQAETEVGRLSGGQKARLSLLLATLDAPHLLILDEPTNHLDIESREALVEALTAYTGAVILVSHDMHLLSLVADRLWLVKDGHVAPYEDDLEAYRQMLLTPDKPRKPKAAPETAPKRPSRDAILALRAEARKCEERVKKITEMQEKLSKKLADPALYEDAKAGELETWNRKYAEVMDGLDRAEAMWMAALEKLEKAEKAA; this is encoded by the coding sequence ATGCTACGCATCGATGACATCTCCTATTCGGTCGAGGGGCGCCCGCTGCTCGAACATGCCTCCGCGGTGATCCCCAGTGGTCACAAGGTCGGCCTGGTGGGGCGCAACGGGACCGGCAAGACCACGCTTTTCCGGCTGATCCGGGGCGAGCTGACGCTCGATACGGGCGAGATCACCCTGCCCCGCGGCGCGCGGATCGGCGGGGTCAGCCAGGAGGTGCCGGGCAACGAGGTGTCGCTGCTGAACACGGTGCTGGCCGCCGACACCGAACGCGCGGGCCTGATGGCGGAGGCCGAGACCGCCACCGACCCGGGCCGGATCGCCGAGATCCAGACGCGGCTCGCGGATATCGACGCCTGGTCGGCCGAGGCGCGCGCGTCGTCCATCCTGCGCGGTCTGGGCTTCACCGAGCCCGAGACGCACCAGCCGTGCTCGGCCTTCTCGGGCGGCTGGCGGATGCGGGTGGCGCTGGCGGCGGTGCTGTTCTCGCAACCCGACCTGCTGCTGCTGGACGAGCCGACCAACTATCTCGACCTCGAAGGGGCGCTCTGGCTGGAGGCGTATCTCGCCCGCTATCCGCACACGGTGCTGATCGTCTCCCACGACCGGGGGCTGCTGAACCGCGCCGTGGGCGGGATCCTGCATCTCGAGGACCGCAAGCTCACCTTCTATACCGGCCCCTATGACCAGTTCGCCCGCCAGCGCGCCGAGAAACGCGCGCTGCAAGCCGCCGCGGCGCGCAAACAGGACGCCAAGCGCGCCCATCTCGAGAGCTTCGTGAACCGGTTCAAGGCCAAGGCGTCGAAGGCCAAGCAGGCCCAGAGCCGGGTCAAGATGCTGGAAAAGATGGAGACGATCCGCGTCCCCGAGGATGCCGCGCGCACGGTCTTCACCTTCCCCACCCCCGAGGAACTCAGCCCACCCATCGTGGCGACCGAGGGGGCCTCGGTCGGCTACGACGGGACGGCCGTTTTGCGCGGGCTGTCCCTGCGGATCGACCAGGACGACCGGATCGCGCTGCTGGGCCGCAATGGCGAGGGCAAGTCGACCCTGTCCAAGCTGCTCGCCGGGCGGCTGGAGGCGATGGACGGCACGCTGACCGCGTCGAACAAGCTGCGCATCGGGTTCTTCGCCCAGCACCAGGTGGACGAGTTGCGGGTCGAGGAAACCCCGCTGCAGCACCTGCTGCGCGTGCGTCCCGATGAAGGCCAGGCCAGGCTGCGCGCGCGGCTGGCGGGCTTCGGGCTGATGGCCGCACAAGCCGAGACCGAGGTCGGACGCCTGTCGGGCGGGCAGAAGGCGCGGCTGTCACTGCTGCTGGCGACGCTGGACGCGCCGCATCTGCTGATCCTGGACGAGCCGACGAACCACCTGGATATCGAAAGCCGTGAGGCGCTGGTCGAGGCCCTGACCGCCTATACGGGGGCTGTGATCCTGGTGAGCCACGACATGCACCTGCTGAGCCTGGTGGCCGACCGGCTGTGGCTGGTCAAGGACGGCCATGTGGCGCCTTACGAGGATGATCTCGAGGCCTACCGCCAGATGCTGCTGACGCCCGACAAGCCGCGCAAGCCCAAGGCCGCCCCCGAGACCGCGCCCAAACGCCCCTCGCGCGATGCGATCCTGGCCCTGCGCGCCGAGGCCCGCAAATGCGAGGAACGGGTGAAGAAGATCACCGAGATGCAGGAAAAGCTGTCGAAAAAGCTCGCCGACCCCGCGCTTTACGAGGACGCCAAGGCGGGTGAGCTGGAAACCTGGAACCGCAAATATGCCGAGGTGATGGACGGGCTCGACCGGGCGGAGGCGATGTGGATGGCCGCGCTCGAGAAGCTGGAGAAGGCCGAAAAGGCCGCCTGA
- a CDS encoding twin-arginine translocase TatA/TatE family subunit — translation MLNNIGLPGLLLIAIVVLVLFGRGKISSLMGEVGKGITAFKKGVNESKEELEDSAEVARDVTPENTPETDKDKV, via the coding sequence ATGCTCAACAATATCGGACTTCCCGGCCTTCTTCTCATCGCCATCGTGGTGCTCGTGCTCTTCGGGCGCGGCAAGATCAGCTCGCTCATGGGCGAGGTCGGCAAAGGGATCACCGCCTTCAAGAAGGGCGTGAACGAGAGCAAGGAAGAACTGGAGGATTCCGCCGAGGTCGCCCGGGACGTGACCCCCGAAAACACCCCCGAGACCGACAAAGACAAAGTCTGA
- a CDS encoding SDR family oxidoreductase, with translation MDLGIKGKRALVCAASKGLGRGCAEALAEAGVDLVINARGAEALEQTATAIRDRHGVAVTAVAADITSQDGRAAVLEAAGAVDILVTNAGGPPPGLWSDWDRDDFIAALDGNMLTPIALMKACLPGMIDAGWGRVVNITSGSVKAPIPQLGLSNAARAGLTGYVAGTARQVAPHGVTINNLLPGIHATDRAIMLDTGVSKAQGCTLDEARAQRQATIPARRYGTAAEFGATCAFLCSQHAGFIVAQNILADGGAINATL, from the coding sequence ATGGATCTTGGGATCAAGGGCAAGCGCGCGCTGGTCTGCGCGGCATCGAAAGGGTTGGGGCGCGGCTGTGCCGAGGCGCTGGCCGAGGCCGGCGTGGACCTGGTGATCAACGCCCGCGGCGCCGAGGCGCTGGAGCAAACCGCCACCGCGATCCGCGATCGCCACGGGGTTGCGGTCACGGCGGTCGCCGCCGACATCACGTCCCAAGACGGCCGCGCCGCGGTGCTCGAGGCCGCGGGCGCGGTCGACATCCTGGTGACCAACGCGGGCGGGCCGCCCCCGGGCTTGTGGTCCGACTGGGACCGGGATGATTTCATCGCCGCCCTCGACGGCAACATGCTGACCCCCATCGCGCTGATGAAAGCCTGCCTGCCGGGGATGATCGACGCGGGCTGGGGCCGGGTGGTCAACATCACCTCCGGCTCGGTCAAGGCGCCGATCCCGCAACTGGGCCTGTCCAATGCCGCGCGCGCGGGGCTGACGGGCTATGTCGCCGGAACCGCGCGGCAGGTGGCCCCCCACGGGGTGACGATCAACAACCTGCTGCCGGGCATCCACGCCACGGACCGCGCGATCATGCTCGATACCGGGGTCTCCAAAGCCCAGGGCTGCACCCTCGACGAGGCCCGCGCCCAACGGCAGGCCACGATCCCCGCGCGCCGCTACGGCACCGCGGCCGAGTTCGGCGCGACCTGCGCGTTTCTCTGCTCGCAGCACGCAGGCTTCATCGTGGCCCAGAACATCCTGGCCGATGGCGGCGCGATCAACGCCACGCTCTGA
- the ndk gene encoding nucleoside-diphosphate kinase, which translates to MAIERTLSIIKPDATKRNLTGKINAKFEDAGLRIVAQKRIHLTKAQAGVFYAVHAERPFYDELCEFMASEPVVVQVLEGEGAIAKNREVMGATNPADAAPGTIRAEFAESVGENSVHGSDAPETAAVEIAYFFSGLELVG; encoded by the coding sequence ATGGCCATCGAGCGTACACTGTCCATCATCAAACCGGACGCCACCAAGCGCAACCTGACCGGCAAGATCAACGCCAAGTTCGAGGATGCCGGCCTGCGCATCGTCGCGCAGAAGCGGATCCACCTGACCAAGGCGCAGGCCGGCGTGTTCTATGCAGTGCATGCCGAGCGGCCGTTTTATGACGAGCTGTGCGAATTCATGGCCTCCGAGCCCGTGGTCGTGCAGGTGCTCGAAGGCGAGGGCGCCATTGCCAAGAACCGCGAAGTGATGGGTGCGACCAACCCCGCCGATGCCGCCCCCGGCACCATCCGCGCCGAGTTCGCCGAGAGCGTGGGCGAGAACTCCGTCCACGGATCCGACGCGCCGGAGACCGCGGCGGTGGAGATCGCCTATTTCTTCTCCGGGCTCGAACTGGTCGGCTGA
- a CDS encoding ATP-binding protein, which yields MTEDVMVRIAEALERLAPPPLAAPDFTRADAFLWQERPEAVLPVRDVNRIDIALLVGITRARDTLLENTLQFARGLPANNALLWGARGMGKSSLVKAVHAEVLRQGHELKLVEVPREDLASIGRLLDHLRAAPGHRFVLYCDDLSFSHDDQHYKSLKAVLDGGIAGRPDNVVFYATSNRRHLMPRDMIENERSSAINPSEAVEEKVSLSDRFGLWLGFHACGQDEYLAMIDGYCAAYGLQVAPEVLRAEAIEWQATRGGRSGRVAWQFFTDLAGRHGVTLNAP from the coding sequence TTGACCGAAGACGTGATGGTACGGATCGCCGAGGCGCTGGAGCGTCTCGCGCCGCCGCCCTTGGCCGCCCCGGATTTCACCCGCGCCGACGCCTTCCTGTGGCAAGAACGGCCCGAGGCGGTGCTGCCGGTGCGCGACGTCAACCGGATCGACATCGCCCTGCTGGTGGGCATTACCCGGGCGCGCGACACCTTGCTGGAGAACACCCTGCAGTTCGCCCGCGGTCTGCCCGCGAACAACGCGCTCCTCTGGGGCGCGCGGGGGATGGGGAAATCGTCGCTGGTCAAGGCGGTCCATGCCGAAGTGCTACGCCAGGGGCACGAGTTGAAGCTGGTGGAGGTGCCGCGCGAGGATCTCGCCAGCATCGGGCGGCTGCTCGACCATCTGCGCGCCGCGCCCGGCCATCGCTTCGTGCTCTATTGCGACGATCTGAGCTTTTCCCATGACGACCAGCACTACAAATCGCTCAAGGCGGTGCTGGATGGCGGCATCGCCGGGCGGCCGGACAACGTGGTGTTCTACGCCACCTCGAACCGCCGCCACCTGATGCCCCGCGACATGATCGAGAACGAGCGATCGTCCGCGATCAACCCCTCCGAGGCGGTGGAGGAAAAGGTGTCGCTCTCGGACCGGTTCGGGCTCTGGCTGGGCTTTCATGCCTGTGGGCAGGACGAGTATCTCGCGATGATCGACGGCTACTGCGCGGCCTACGGGCTGCAGGTCGCGCCCGAGGTGCTGCGCGCCGAGGCGATCGAGTGGCAGGCGACCCGTGGCGGGCGCTCGGGCCGGGTCGCGTGGCAGTTCTTCACCGATCTCGCCGGGCGGCATGGCGTGACGCTCAACGCGCCGTAA
- a CDS encoding sodium:proline symporter, which yields MMTIYVALAFLVVALASVAVAPRRASVEGFFGGASATGAAPGLWTLVLSQVTTWIFARSLMNAAILGYFYGMAGTLAYAAYYGSFLTGGFIVARIRARGGRSVQDWLGAQFGRTGQGSYNVVIALRLLSEVFANLLVVGLIFNALLPESGAGTIAVLAVAVLGLAYSAWGGLSAALRTDVVQMLLFLVVFGIAFAALVTGPDFSLAAVLTAEGTAGARQGWILLAVAALQVYSYPAHDPVMMDRGFLADAKTTRRSFLHAFWISVLCILGFGMFGIQASLVGAEYEEELLGTWAVMFPPWIWAALMLSLLISALSTLDSALSSAARVTVEELRLLPRSLTGGRIAMVGFMTLGAGLTLWGNASLFDAVAVSGTASMFLTPVLVVGLVMGRPIPLWSYLVAFGAAILGAAAYFLRANGIVAALLPDAHKYDQLLVICIAVLAVGFAAVIAGARGRRLAAAGQR from the coding sequence ATGATGACGATCTATGTGGCGCTCGCCTTCCTTGTGGTGGCCTTGGCCAGCGTGGCCGTGGCCCCGCGCCGCGCCTCGGTCGAGGGGTTCTTCGGCGGCGCCAGCGCCACGGGCGCGGCCCCGGGTCTCTGGACCCTCGTGCTGAGCCAGGTGACCACCTGGATCTTCGCGCGCTCGCTGATGAACGCGGCGATCCTGGGCTATTTCTACGGGATGGCGGGCACGCTGGCCTATGCGGCCTATTATGGCTCGTTCCTGACGGGCGGGTTCATCGTGGCGCGCATCCGGGCCCGCGGCGGGCGGTCGGTGCAGGACTGGCTCGGCGCGCAGTTCGGGCGCACGGGGCAGGGCAGCTACAACGTGGTGATCGCCCTGCGCCTGCTTTCGGAGGTGTTCGCCAACCTGCTGGTGGTCGGCCTGATCTTCAACGCGCTCCTGCCCGAGAGCGGCGCGGGCACGATCGCGGTGCTGGCCGTGGCGGTCCTGGGCCTCGCCTATTCCGCCTGGGGCGGGCTCTCGGCGGCCTTGCGCACGGATGTGGTGCAGATGCTGCTGTTCCTCGTGGTCTTCGGCATCGCCTTCGCCGCCCTGGTGACCGGCCCCGACTTCTCCCTCGCCGCGGTGCTGACCGCCGAGGGCACCGCCGGCGCGCGGCAGGGCTGGATCCTGCTGGCGGTCGCGGCGCTGCAGGTCTACTCCTACCCCGCCCATGACCCGGTGATGATGGATCGCGGCTTTCTCGCGGACGCGAAAACCACCCGCCGGTCGTTCCTGCATGCCTTCTGGATCTCGGTTCTGTGCATTCTCGGCTTCGGCATGTTCGGCATCCAGGCGAGCCTCGTGGGCGCCGAATACGAGGAGGAGCTTCTGGGGACATGGGCGGTGATGTTCCCGCCCTGGATCTGGGCCGCGCTGATGCTGTCGCTGCTGATCTCGGCGCTCAGCACGCTCGATTCGGCCCTGTCTTCGGCCGCGCGCGTCACGGTCGAGGAATTGCGCCTGCTGCCGCGCAGCCTGACGGGCGGGCGCATCGCCATGGTGGGGTTCATGACGCTCGGCGCGGGGCTGACGCTCTGGGGCAACGCGTCCCTGTTCGATGCGGTCGCCGTCAGCGGCACGGCCTCGATGTTCCTCACCCCGGTGCTGGTCGTGGGGCTGGTGATGGGCCGGCCCATCCCGCTCTGGTCCTATCTCGTGGCCTTCGGCGCCGCGATCCTCGGGGCGGCGGCCTATTTTCTGCGCGCCAACGGGATCGTCGCGGCCCTGCTGCCCGACGCCCATAAATACGACCAGCTTCTGGTGATCTGCATCGCGGTGCTCGCCGTGGGCTTCGCGGCCGTGATCGCCGGGGCCCGCGGACGCCGTCTTGCAGCAGCCGGGCAACGCTGA
- a CDS encoding TfoX/Sxy family DNA transformation protein: MTTPLETVRNIGPAMADALRLAGVGSAEALVAMGADAAYLRLLNHGARPHFIAYYAMVMGLQGRPWNDAKGAEKAALRVRFDRLKADASPTTDTAFERLLDEIGVRPAR, encoded by the coding sequence ATGACAACCCCGCTGGAAACCGTGCGCAACATCGGCCCGGCCATGGCCGACGCCCTTCGCCTAGCTGGCGTGGGCAGTGCCGAGGCGCTCGTAGCGATGGGCGCGGATGCGGCCTACCTGCGGCTGCTGAACCACGGCGCACGTCCCCATTTCATCGCCTATTACGCCATGGTGATGGGGCTGCAAGGGCGGCCCTGGAACGATGCCAAGGGGGCAGAGAAGGCCGCCTTGCGAGTCCGCTTCGACAGGCTCAAGGCCGATGCCAGCCCCACAACCGACACCGCCTTCGAACGTCTCCTGGATGAGATCGGGGTCAGGCCCGCGCGCTAG
- a CDS encoding ABC transporter ATP-binding protein — MKHQPIPRLEVSHLVRDFQGQRVVDDVSIRVMPGQVTCLLGPSGCGKSTTLRIIAGVDRQDSGTLTVDGEVVSSDDIHLPPEARSVGLMFQDFALFPHLCVADNVGFGLSGSRKEKRARAHELLDRVGLLGDAGKFPHQLSGGEQQRVALARAIAPRPRVMLMDEPFSGLDNRLRDGIRDETLEVLKDEGTAVLLVTHEPEEAMRMADNIALMRGGKIVQQGAPYNVYNSPVDKAAAAFFSDINVIESTVQGALTETPFGQFLAPGVPNGGRVEIVIRPQHLRIDFDRNGQGPLPTPQDGTPARGTVQRARFMGAESLVEFRMDFDDVILRAKVPGVFMPKPGTVLWLSMRRDRCFVFPARD, encoded by the coding sequence TTGAAACATCAACCGATTCCCCGGCTGGAAGTCTCCCACCTGGTGCGGGATTTCCAGGGGCAGCGCGTGGTGGACGATGTCTCGATCCGGGTGATGCCGGGGCAGGTCACCTGCCTTCTGGGGCCCTCGGGCTGCGGCAAATCCACCACCCTGCGGATCATCGCGGGCGTGGACCGGCAGGACTCCGGAACGCTCACCGTCGATGGCGAGGTCGTGTCCTCCGACGACATCCACCTGCCGCCCGAGGCCCGCTCCGTCGGGCTGATGTTTCAGGATTTCGCGCTCTTTCCCCATCTCTGCGTCGCTGACAACGTGGGCTTCGGCCTCTCCGGCAGCCGCAAGGAGAAACGCGCGCGCGCCCATGAGCTGCTCGACCGCGTGGGCCTTCTGGGCGACGCCGGGAAATTCCCCCACCAGCTGTCGGGCGGGGAGCAGCAGCGCGTGGCCCTGGCCCGCGCCATCGCCCCGCGCCCGCGCGTGATGCTGATGGACGAGCCTTTCTCGGGCCTCGACAACCGCCTGCGCGACGGCATCCGCGACGAGACGCTCGAAGTGCTCAAGGACGAGGGCACCGCCGTCCTGCTCGTGACCCACGAGCCCGAGGAGGCCATGCGCATGGCCGACAACATCGCGCTGATGCGCGGCGGCAAGATCGTCCAGCAGGGCGCGCCCTACAACGTCTACAACTCCCCCGTGGACAAGGCGGCGGCGGCGTTTTTCAGCGATATCAACGTGATCGAGAGCACCGTGCAGGGTGCGCTCACCGAAACCCCCTTCGGCCAGTTCCTCGCCCCCGGCGTGCCCAATGGCGGCCGGGTCGAGATCGTCATCCGGCCCCAGCACCTGCGCATCGATTTCGACCGGAACGGGCAGGGGCCGCTGCCCACCCCCCAGGACGGCACGCCCGCGCGCGGTACGGTGCAGCGCGCGCGCTTCATGGGCGCCGAAAGCCTCGTGGAATTCCGCATGGATTTCGACGACGTGATCCTGCGCGCCAAGGTTCCCGGCGTCTTCATGCCCAAACCGGGCACCGTGCTGTGGCTGTCCATGCGGCGCGACCGCTGTTTCGTCTTCCCCGCCCGCGACTGA